Genomic segment of bacterium:
CGGACTCGATGACAACGTGCACGTGCAGAACACGATGCAGTTTGTGCATAAACTCGAGGAGGCCGGCAAGCAATTCGATATGCGCATATATCCCAATGGCAACCACGGCGTCGCCGGCGGCATGCAGTCGCGTCTCGGACTCTTCGAATACTACGTCCAGCACATGAAGGAACATCTGCAGGATCAGTGATCCTGCATTCCCCATTTTCAAATGCTCCCTCCGTCTCGCGGAGGGAGTATTTTTTTGTATTATTGCATATGCCGCCACCAAGACGACATGTCCTCATACTCCTTCTGCCCTTCCTCCTGCCTTTTCTCCTAGCCGCGGCGTCCATTACGCCACCTCCTCACACGGCACATCCCACAGGCGCGAATCTGGATGCACATGAGCCGCCCGTCGCTCCTCCCCCGGTCCGCAGCTTCCCGATCTTCGGCAGCGCGTACGCCGATGTGGAAGTGCGTGACCACAGGCTGCGGGGTGCGGTGTACTACATCGTCAGCGGACATGGGGGACCGGACAGCGGTGCCCGGGGCAAGCGCAACGGTAAAACGCTGTGCGAGGACGAATACGCCTACGATGTCGCCCTGCGCCTGGCACGCAATCTCCTCAGTCACGATGCGAAGGTGTATATCATAACGCGCGATGAGAATGACGGGATCCGGGATGAAAAGTATCTCGCCTGCGACAGTGATGAGACGATCTGGCGTGGGAAAGCCATTCCCAGGGGACAGCTGGCGCGACTCAGGCAGCGCACGGATGTGGTCAACGCCCTGCACCGTCGCAACAGACATGCGGCATATCAGCGGCAGATCGTTCTGCATGTCGACAGCAGACAGAAAGGCAGCCGCGTCGATATTTTCTTCTACCACCATTCAGAAAGTACGGCCGGACGTCGCACCGCGTCGCAGCTTCAGCGCACTATTGAGGAAAAATACCGCAGACATCAGCCTTCGCGCGGGTACCATGGAACCGTGGACGCACGCGACAGGCTCTATATGCTGCGGAAAACCCTGCCCCGCACTGTCTACATCGAACTCGGCAACATCCGGAATTCCCAGGATCAGCGGCGCTTCGTTTCTGTCGACAACCGGCAGGCGCTGGCCAACTGGTTGAGTGAAGGACTGCTCAAAGACCGCCAGAACAGCCGAAATTAGTCCTTTCCGGGGCGAAGCACGACCAACAGCCCTGCGGGACTGCTGCCGAACGCGGCTCCCCGCTTCCCCCTTTCCTTCCAGACGCAATCTCTCTACATTATTCATATTGCAACAAACCCCGGATTGGTGTGTCTTTACACTGACGCGGAGGTATAACGCGCATAAGGACCCTGTTTTGCAGGAAGAGAACCGGCATACATCCCCGGCACGCTTCGAGGAACGCAGTGACGTCGAACTGTTCCGGATGATTCGTGAGGACAATCGCAGCCGCGAGGCCGCATTCAGAGAATTGTACTCTCGTCTCTCAGGCAACGTGTATGCGTACTGCCGCTGCCTCGCCTGGCGCAGGGATGAAAGTGACGACCTCTTCCAGGAAGCGTTCACGCGTCTGTACGAGAGCGCGCTCGCGGGACGCGACATCACCAATGTCGCGGGCTATGTCATCAAGATCGCGCGTAATCTCTTCCTCAACATGCAGCGTGACCGCAAACCGACAGTCACCATCGAACACGACACGCTGAGTATGAGCGACGTGCCTCACGAGCGCACGGAAATGCTCGAACTGATACACATGGCCATGGAACTGCTGACCGACGATTATCGCGAGGCGTTTTTCCTCCGTGAATTCGCGGACCTGCCCTACGAGGATATCGCCTCGATCATGAACCTGACGAATGTGAACGTGCGCATTCGCGTGACACGCGCGCGCGAGAAAATACGCACCATCCTTCAACCCTACATCGCTGAATACGAAGAACACAAATAAGTATGCTGCCATGAATCCGCACATTCCCACTACCGACGAACTGTTGCACGCCTGGATCGATGAGGAACTCGACCCTCAGTACGAAGCACAGTTTTTCTCCCAGCTCGCGACGGATCGCGAGCTGCGTGATCGCCTCCGCCAGCTGCGCGCGGTACGCGTTGAAGCCCGCAATTTCGGAGCAGTTGCCGAACCGCCCGAAAGCACCACGCGTGCGGTTTTCGAACGACTCGGCTTTCCTGCCGAGGAGAAAAAGGAAAAACGCACTGTTGGCATTCTCCCCCTGTTCTCGCAGGCATGGAGTCCCATCGCCTCGGCCGCGGCAGCAGCGGCAATCACGGCGATGATATTCCTCGGCGTGCGCAGTACCGATGTACAGAACCTCGCAGAGCCGATGGCGTCGAAACAGGAAGCAGCGACGGAAGCTGTATCCTCATCACCCGCGGAAAGCAGTTCCCACGCTCCTGAACATACAGCACAGTCACCGGCAGTGGCTGAACAGCAAAGCGAATCGCAGGACGCGAGTGAATCTGCACGTGTAAACGGCGCGGCAGTCATGTCGCAGAAGCCGTCCATCGCAGCAGTCCTTCCGCCTGCAGCATTAACAACCGAAAGCTCAGATAATGGTGATATGGCCGCAGCAGGCACGTCATCGACCCCTGTCGAGGCGAGCGATCGCACCGGCAGATTCGAGGATATCTCTGACGAGGAACTGGCGGCGCTTCGCGAACTGTATGCGTCGCTCAACGATGCTGAATCCCCGCAGACACCTCCCGCCTCCTGGGTGGACGCTGGGGTACAGGACGGACTGCATACGTCGGAGAGCACTGTGGTCGCATCCTCGCTTCCATCGCGCGATGCGGACTTGACTGCGGCGCTGTCGTCGATGCCGGAGCAGACAGGGAGTGTCCTCGCACAGCAGCAGGTACCCGTGCAGGCGCATCTGCAGGCTCCCAATACGCAGCAGTACTTCCCCACGCTGGGCAAGTCGGAACTCCTCAACGCAATATCCGTCGAGCTGCGGGGCATGAACACGAAATCCTTCCCTGAGGCGACCATCGGTACGGATGCGGATCCCCTGCTCGAGAACATGGCGGTAAGCGCTTATCTCAGCTACGACAGGCATGATATCGGACTCACCTACGGCGAGGAACCGTATTCCATGCATTTCAACGGCATCGAAGAAGGAGAACAGGTGGGCTGGCAGCAGAATCTCATGACGTCATGGGTTGTCGCGAGCTGGCGCTACCGCTTCTCACCGATCCGTGCTCTTGCGAACATCGAACCCTACGTCACCCTCGGCGCGGGCACCAGCGTCCAGTTCTGGCCGATGGCCCGTTCGGGATTCGGACTCGCGTATATGCCCGATACACGTGTTCGATTCTATGTCGGACTCGAAGGAAGCCTGATGGCATATCCTTATCAAAGCGCCTGGTTCACTTCACGCCGACTCGGTCTGACCTACGGCATCGCGGTACTCATGTAACTGATTGCTCACTGGCAACAACGCAGGATCTCTCATGTCGAGAAACATCATGTGGTCGAAGCGTCACAACATATTCAAGCACGTATGCGCTGCAGCAGTACTCGTATTGCTGACCACCTCCTGTGAATCCCCCCTCGACCCGGATACACCCCGGATTCGTATCACGGAGCCAACGCCGTATTTCCTTCGGACTTTCAACTTTTCGCTGACCATGGATCGGGAAGTGGGGCAGGACGTTCTTCAGCTCGATGACGGGGGCTACATCATCACCGGAAGCGTCACGACAGCCGACACGAAGTCAGCGGATGTCATGTTGCTTCGCACCGATGCGGAAGGCCATAAAATGTGGCTGAAAACCTATGGCGGCGTCAAGTCGGATATCGGATATTCCGTCGCACAGGCCAGTGACGGCGGCTTTGTTATCGCGGGACAGACCGAGACCTTCGGTGAAGCCCCTGCCGATATGTGGATCATCAAAACCGACGCAAACGGTACGATGGAATGGCTGGAGCTGCGCGGCGGAGTGGGACGAGATATCGCGCAGGACATCATTCCCTCTTCATCCGGTGGCTACCTCGTTACTGGCTGGATAGACGATATCAACCACGGCGCGAATTATCTGTACGCTTCGCTGATCGACGAACGGGGCAAGGATGTCTGGGTATTCCAGCCGACCGGCATGAATCGGAATGACCGTGGACTCGCGGCGCTGGAAACGGCCGAGGAGGATTTTGTCGTCGTCGGAAGTACCCCTGATACGGCGGATGCCGGACTATCCGATATCTGGCTCATCAACATCGACGGCGGAGACGGGTCGGTGAACTGGTCGCGGATGATTGGCGCTCCCGACAATCTCGAGGGGGTCGATATTGCACAGACAATGGATGGCGGGTTCGCCATTGCGGCAAACAAAAGCACCGTGGGCTCCAACAACAAAAATATCTATGTCGTCAAAACCGATTCCGCCGGCAACGTGCTTTCAAGGACGGTGCTGTCTGAACCTTCGGTCTCAAGAAGCATCAAGAGCTGCAGTGACGGTGGGTTTGTGCTGTGTGGATACACCAATCCGCTCGTGCAGACGAGTTCCGATATCTTACTGCTCCGCTTTGCGGCAGACGGATCCCTGCTCTGGAAGAAAAAAATCGGCGGCGAGCACATCGATCAGGCCCATGGCGTGGAGGTCACACTGGAAGGCGGCTACATTCTTACCGGTACGACACAATCCTACGGAAGCGGAACCGAGGATGTCCTTCTTCTCAAAACCGATGAAAACGGGAATTACAAGGAATAGCCGCTCCTGCGCTTTTTTCGTAGATTAGGGAGATGAATGCGTCAATCGAGACCATAGCGCAGCTCTCCGTCATCGTCATCGCGGGACGGGAAGAAGATAACATCGCAGATTGCCTGGCATCAGTGCGTTTCGCGGATGAAATCATTGTGGTTTGCTCTTCACGGGAAGACGCCACCATGGATATCGCATCCCGTTATACGAAACACGTGCATTTCAGGGACTTTGATGGCTACGCCACACAGAAACAATTCGCGCTCGATCAGGCAACACGCGACTGGGTGCTGAGCCTGGATGCAGACGAACGTGTGACGCCGGAGTTGCACAGGGAAATCACTGCTATCGTCAGGAACGATGGTCCGATGGACGGCTACACCGTGCCCAGGAAAAATCACTTCCGCGATAAGTGGCTGCGGCATGGCGGATGGTATCCCGACCGCCAGCTCCGCCTGTTCCGCCGCACGCATAGCAGACTCACCGACCGTCTCGTGCATGAGGGATTTGAAGTTCGCGGCAGCCGCGGTGAACTCGAAGGACCCCTTCTCCACTACACACTTCCTCACGTGCGTCACATGCTGCAGAAAAATCTTGCGTATTCGCTGTACGAAGCGCGCGAGAAAAGGAACAGACGGCGTGTGGGAGCACTGGATTTCCTGCTGCGTCCCCCACTTGAATTCGCCAAGAAATACATCCTGCAGCGCGGCTTCCTCGATGGCTGGGAGGGATTCGTGGTAGCGGCCATTCATGCACAGAACAAGATGCAGGTGTTGCTGCAGCTCTGGGAGATGCAGTATCGTGACAGCGAGGCGAAGCGTTGAGAACACCGCGCAGTATTCTCGTCATCCGGCCCGATCGCATCGGGGATGTCGTCCTTTCCACGCCAACCATTCGCGCGTTGCGACGCAGTTTTCCGGATGCACGCATAAGCGCGCTTGTGCGTCCCGCGACCGAACCGGTGCTGCGAAACAATCCGCATCTCAATGACATTCTCATCGACGACTGGGAAGGACGGCATGCGGGACGCAGCGGTTTTTTCGATCGGCTGCGCATGCTGCGGCGGCACCGCTTCGATACGGCATTGATGCTGCTGCCCACGGAACGTCATGCATGGATGACCTTCCTCGCCGGTATTCCACGGCGTGTCGGTGTCGGGACAAAACTGTACCAGGTCCTGACGTTCGCGCGTTCTGTCAGCCGCAGAAAGTACACTCCCCTGCGGCATGAGGCGGATTACTGCCTCGATCTTGCACGTTCGATCGGGGCCGAAGATGACGGACTCGCAACTGAAGTATTTCTCGAGGACCAGGAACGCGACGCCGCAGCCGCGCGGCTCCGGTCGCTTGGCTGGACGCCCGACCGGCGCACGATTTCACTGCATCCCGAGAGCGGTCGATCGGCACCGAACTGGGAAGCGGAGAAGTATCGTGATTTCGTGCAGGAAACACGCACACGTTTCCCCGACGCGCAGGTGGTTGTCAATATCACACCCGCCAATACCGCTGTGCGCGATCTGTTCGCACCGTTCGCATCCGACCGCGTCTTTCTGCCCGACAATGGTGGAGACCTGCGCATGGTGATGGGATTTATCGCCCACGCATCCGTCGCCGTGTCAGCCAGCACTGGTCCCATGCATCTCGCGGCAGCGCTTCGCATCCCGACAGTCAGCCTCTTCTGTCCCCTCACTGCCTGCCACCCGAAGCTCTGGGGTCCCCAGGGCAACCAGGCCGTGACGCTGCTGCCTCCCGAAGATTACTGCCAGCAGCGCTGTCCCGGGGATCCGCATATCTGCACGCTCAAAGGCGGACTCGAGATTGTCGATGTTCTCGACGCGCTCCCACCTTTCCTCACAGCCTGACTGCTCCCCCTCCCGTAACCGTATTGGCGAACAGGAAAAACGCCCCACAGCATGAAGCCACGGGGCGTTCGATACACATTTCCCTGCGTGATGTCAGTCTGCTTCTTCCGCGGACTGCAGTTTCTTCGATGACTTGTACAATGCGTCGAGTCGGCGTTCGACCATTCCGAATACCGTGCCCGGTGGAAATGCACCATTCGCGCCACGTTCGCCGGCCTCCACTCCGGTCAGTATTTCAATACCTTCCCGAATCGAGGAAATGGCCCAGATATGGAAGCGTCCGTCCTTCACCGCCGCGACAACCTCAGTGCGAAGCATGAGATCGTTGACATTCTGGATCGGGATGATCACGCCCTGCTTCCCGGTCAATTCTCGCGTCAAGCACACATCGAAGAACCCTTCGACTTTCTCATTCACTCCGCCGATGGGCTGGATGTCACCTTTCTGATTTACCGATCCCGTGACGGCGATACCTTGCTTGATGGGGAGCTCTGTCAAGGAGGACAGCAGAGCATAGACTTCAGTGGATGACGCACTGTCGCCATCGATGCCGGAGTACGACTGCTCGAATGAGACCGAGGCCGTGAATGAAAGCGGCTGGTTCTGCGCAAACTGCTCGCGGAAATATCCCGTGAGAATGAGCATCCCCTTGTCGTGCGTCTTCCCGCTCATCTTGGCTTCACGTTCAATATTGACAATCCCCGCCTTCCCGGCGCTCACCGCAGCAGTTATGCGCGTGGGTTTGCCGAAAGAGAACCTGTCACCTCCGTACACTGCGAGTCCGTTAATCTGGCCGACCCGCTCACCTTCCACATCGATGAGAATGACTTCTTCTTCGATCAGCTCCTGCAGTTTTTCCTCGTAGAGCGAATGCCTGTTGTACGTTTCCGCGATCGCCTTGTCGACATGACTCGCGGTAACATACTTGTTGCTGTTCTGCTGGCACCAGTAATTGGCTTCGCGAACGATATCCGCAATCTCACTGAACTGTGTGGTAAGTTTGCGCTTGCTGTCAACCAGGCGTGCTCCGTATTCAACGATGCCCGCGATGGCCCGCTTGTCGAAATGCTTCAGTCCTTCGTCTGAAATCAGCTTCCGGATAAGTGAGGTGTATTGCTGCACGGCCAGTTGCGTATTGGGCATCTCATGGTCGAAATCGACTTTTACCTTGAATATTTTCTTGAAGTCACGCTCGTATGCGCTTAGCATACCATAGATTTCATTATTCCCTATCAGTATGACTTTCACATTCACATCGATGGCTTCCGGCTTGAGAGCGATGCTGGATTGCTGACTCAGCATCTCGATACTCTGAATCTCCAGCTTGCGATAGAGCAGGACGCGCTGCAGGTTTTTCCACACGCCCGGCTCGGTCAGAGCGTCAGCCGCATTGAGCACGAGGAAACCACCGTCCGCGCGAAGCAGGGATCCCGACTTCACCATGGTGAAATCCGTATACCAGAATCCGTTCGAGTCCTGTCGTCTCCCGATAGTTCCGAATATATTGCGGAAGTTCGGAGAGGTCTCGATGATCACCGGCGTATTCGTGGTCGCACTGTTGTCGAGAAGCAGGTTCACCGTGTACTCGGAAGGCAACTCGGCTTCGTCTTCCGCATGCGCCTTGAACTGTTCGATATTATCGAGTACGCTGTCGACGAGCTGCGAGAGATAGCGCTGCACTTTTTCGTCACCGTAGTCCGACATGATTTCGGCGATGATGGCGTTGACGAAAAATTCACCGACTTCCCTCTCATGATCGGCGATGCGCTTTTGATACTCGCGGGAAAGCCGCATGCCACGGCGGAAGACATCCTGCAGTTCGGACTTGTGCTCGCGGTATTTTTCTGCAAGCCGTTCCGCATCTTCCTTGCTGATGAGCTCCTGCGTGACAGCCGAAGGAAGTTCAGAAACCATGACGGCCTTGTCCTCGAGTTTGACAAGGATTTCCGGGTGCATGGACTGTCCCTCCTGCACACGGCCAAGCACGAATCCATCAGGAGCGATCTGCTTTTCGAACGCCGAGAACAGCTCCGCTTCCTTCGCGTTATACTCGTCGATGTAGGATTGACGTTTCTTGAGGTATTCCTCTTCTTCAAACACGCCGGGGATACGTGCCCGGATCATGTCCATGGTTTCGGAGACTTCCTTTTTGAAGCGGCAGCCGAGGCCACGGTCAAAGGTCAGAAGAACCGGATGGTCCTCATTCTCGAAGTTGTGCACATAGCAGTAGTCCTTGGTCATGGCACTGCTTGGCTGAATTTTTTCGAGAATGGTCTTGATCGTGGTCGCCTTTCCCGTACCGGAGAGTCCGCATACGAAGACATTGTAGCCGGGACTGTGCAGCTCAACACCGAGCTTGAGTGCTTTCAGCGCCCTGTCCTGCCCGATGATTCCCTCGATCGGTTCGACGCTTTCGGTCGTTTCCGCGGGGATGAGGTCGGGTGGACAGTACCAGCGTAAATCTGCAATGGGAAGGGATGCGTGTTCGGGGGCGGTGCGTACTGTTGTGTCTGACATACGACAGAGGTGCTTGTTGATGTTTGCTGTTTCAAATTAGAGCACTGAAGGACGCTGCGCAACCATAAAACGAAACAGGGCCATCCCGCTTCCGGGTACGGCCCTGTTTCATCAGATCATGGGATCAGTCAGAAACGGCTTCACCCGGCTTCTCGCGTCCAAGCCGCCTGCGGACGACGGCACCGATGCGGTTGCCGACCAGCTCGAAGTAACTGTAGAATGTCGGGACAACCACGAGCGTGAGGAAGGTCGACACTGAGAGTCCCGCAATAATGGTGATACCGAGGGGACGCCAGAAGTCGGAGCTTTCCGCACCGATCACGAGCGAGAACTGCCGCCAGTCAACGTCCACTCCCGTGGCAAGCGGCACCACACCGAGAATGGTCGACACCGCTGTGAGCACGACGGGACGCAGACGCGTACGGCCGGCTTCGAGCAGTGCCTTGTCGAGAGGCATGCCTTCCTGGATTTTCTGTTTCGCGAAATCCAGGAGCACGATGGCGTTCTTCACCACGATACCCGCGAGGGCGATAACACCCACACCGGTCATGATGATACCAAACGGCGTTCCGGTGATCAGCAATCCCCAGAGCACACCGATCAGTGACAGGATCACGGAAATCATGATCACGACCGGTACCTTGATGCTGTTGAACTCGCTGACCATAAGAAGGAAGATGAGGAAGATCGTGATGATCAATGCTCTCTCGAGGAAATCCGCAGCTTCCTGCTGTTCTTCCTGCTGACCGGTAAAGCTGATCGAGTAGCCCTCGGGCATCTCGAAACCCTTCAACGTGCTTTCCACGTCCGCGAGAACATCATTGGCCAGGCGACCCTCGGCATCACCGCCAATGGTGATGACACGCTTGTAATCCTTGCGACGGATGTCGGTCACACCGGTGGTGCGCACGACTTTCGCCACGGAAGTCAGGGGCACGGAAACCAGCTTCCCGCGACGGTTCATGAAGGTGATATTCAGATTTTCCAGATCCTCAGGTTTCTCACGCTGGTTCTCACGCAGCCGTACGTTGATTTTGTATTCATCTTCGCCGACGCGGAATTTCGCAGCTTCCGTTCCATTGACGGCGGTGCGTACTGTAGAGCCGATCTGCGCCGTGCTCATTTCGAGCAGGGCAGCCTTTTCCCTGTCGACGATCACCTGCACTTCCGGTTTCCCGGCGTTGTAATCGTCATCGAGGTCCACAAGACCGGGGATATCCCGAATCCTGTCCTGTATCTGCTTCGAGAGGACGTGCAGTTTCGCGTAATCTTCACCTGATACTTCGATGCTGACCGCCTTGCCGACCGGGGGACCCATTTTCTGCACTTCGACCTTGATCTCGGCGCCGGGAATGTCGTCGGTGGCATTGCGAATGTCTTCGACAGTCTCAAAGGAACTGTACTGACGATCTTTCTTGTCGTGGAAACTCAGGGAGTAATTTGCCTTGTTGGCGATACTGCTCCCGCCAAAATCGAAGGGGTTATTGGACGAACCGACGTTCGTGACGCGGAATTCGATGTCGTCGATTCCCTTGACACCCCTGACACGCCGCTCCACCTCACTGGTCACCTGATTGGTGATCTCGAGGGGAGTGCCCGGCGGCATGGTGATCTGTACGGTAGCCTGCGCCGGCTGTGTGGACGGGAAAAATTCGACGCCCTTGTTGAACATCCCGAAGATCACGAACGTGAACAGGAGGAGTCCGATGGTCCCGAGTACCGTTTTCCCACGGTGCTGCAGCGTCCATGCCAGAACTTTCACATAGTGCTTCTGTGCAGCCGGGAAGAACTTCGCATCCACCCAGTGATAGGCGATGGTGAAGGGATTGTACTTCTTCCAGAACGTCGGGTTTTCGAGATCCTGTTTCGCCTTCGCGATTTCCTTGCGGTAATTGATAAACACCGACCCCTGCACGGGACTGATAATGAATCCCACGAGCAGAGACGACATCATCGTCGCGATGAGCGTAATGGGCAGATAGCTCATGAATTCACCGACTACGCCCGGCCAGAACAACAGGGGAAGAAACGCGGCGATCGTCGTCAAGGTCGCAGTAACGACAGGCACGGCAACTTCGCTTGTGGCCTTCTTCGCAGCCACGATGAGGTTTTCCCCGTACTCCTGCTGATGCCGATAGATGTTCTCGATGACCACCACGGCATCATCGACGACAATTCCCAGCACAAGGACCAGCGCGAACAGCACAACGAAATTCAGCGTGATCCCCATGATCGAGAGGATGATGAAGCCCATGAACATCGACAGCGGAATGGC
This window contains:
- a CDS encoding N-acetylmuramoyl-L-alanine amidase, with the translated sequence MPPPRRHVLILLLPFLLPFLLAAASITPPPHTAHPTGANLDAHEPPVAPPPVRSFPIFGSAYADVEVRDHRLRGAVYYIVSGHGGPDSGARGKRNGKTLCEDEYAYDVALRLARNLLSHDAKVYIITRDENDGIRDEKYLACDSDETIWRGKAIPRGQLARLRQRTDVVNALHRRNRHAAYQRQIVLHVDSRQKGSRVDIFFYHHSESTAGRRTASQLQRTIEEKYRRHQPSRGYHGTVDARDRLYMLRKTLPRTVYIELGNIRNSQDQRRFVSVDNRQALANWLSEGLLKDRQNSRN
- a CDS encoding RNA polymerase sigma factor, producing MQEENRHTSPARFEERSDVELFRMIREDNRSREAAFRELYSRLSGNVYAYCRCLAWRRDESDDLFQEAFTRLYESALAGRDITNVAGYVIKIARNLFLNMQRDRKPTVTIEHDTLSMSDVPHERTEMLELIHMAMELLTDDYREAFFLREFADLPYEDIASIMNLTNVNVRIRVTRAREKIRTILQPYIAEYEEHK
- a CDS encoding glycosyltransferase family 2 protein; protein product: MNASIETIAQLSVIVIAGREEDNIADCLASVRFADEIIVVCSSREDATMDIASRYTKHVHFRDFDGYATQKQFALDQATRDWVLSLDADERVTPELHREITAIVRNDGPMDGYTVPRKNHFRDKWLRHGGWYPDRQLRLFRRTHSRLTDRLVHEGFEVRGSRGELEGPLLHYTLPHVRHMLQKNLAYSLYEAREKRNRRRVGALDFLLRPPLEFAKKYILQRGFLDGWEGFVVAAIHAQNKMQVLLQLWEMQYRDSEAKR
- a CDS encoding glycosyltransferase family 9 protein, which produces MRTPRSILVIRPDRIGDVVLSTPTIRALRRSFPDARISALVRPATEPVLRNNPHLNDILIDDWEGRHAGRSGFFDRLRMLRRHRFDTALMLLPTERHAWMTFLAGIPRRVGVGTKLYQVLTFARSVSRRKYTPLRHEADYCLDLARSIGAEDDGLATEVFLEDQERDAAAARLRSLGWTPDRRTISLHPESGRSAPNWEAEKYRDFVQETRTRFPDAQVVVNITPANTAVRDLFAPFASDRVFLPDNGGDLRMVMGFIAHASVAVSASTGPMHLAAALRIPTVSLFCPLTACHPKLWGPQGNQAVTLLPPEDYCQQRCPGDPHICTLKGGLEIVDVLDALPPFLTA
- a CDS encoding AAA family ATPase, whose protein sequence is MSDTTVRTAPEHASLPIADLRWYCPPDLIPAETTESVEPIEGIIGQDRALKALKLGVELHSPGYNVFVCGLSGTGKATTIKTILEKIQPSSAMTKDYCYVHNFENEDHPVLLTFDRGLGCRFKKEVSETMDMIRARIPGVFEEEEYLKKRQSYIDEYNAKEAELFSAFEKQIAPDGFVLGRVQEGQSMHPEILVKLEDKAVMVSELPSAVTQELISKEDAERLAEKYREHKSELQDVFRRGMRLSREYQKRIADHEREVGEFFVNAIIAEIMSDYGDEKVQRYLSQLVDSVLDNIEQFKAHAEDEAELPSEYTVNLLLDNSATTNTPVIIETSPNFRNIFGTIGRRQDSNGFWYTDFTMVKSGSLLRADGGFLVLNAADALTEPGVWKNLQRVLLYRKLEIQSIEMLSQQSSIALKPEAIDVNVKVILIGNNEIYGMLSAYERDFKKIFKVKVDFDHEMPNTQLAVQQYTSLIRKLISDEGLKHFDKRAIAGIVEYGARLVDSKRKLTTQFSEIADIVREANYWCQQNSNKYVTASHVDKAIAETYNRHSLYEEKLQELIEEEVILIDVEGERVGQINGLAVYGGDRFSFGKPTRITAAVSAGKAGIVNIEREAKMSGKTHDKGMLILTGYFREQFAQNQPLSFTASVSFEQSYSGIDGDSASSTEVYALLSSLTELPIKQGIAVTGSVNQKGDIQPIGGVNEKVEGFFDVCLTRELTGKQGVIIPIQNVNDLMLRTEVVAAVKDGRFHIWAISSIREGIEILTGVEAGERGANGAFPPGTVFGMVERRLDALYKSSKKLQSAEEAD
- a CDS encoding efflux RND transporter permease subunit, producing the protein MKIWNLAVDNRVAVYILVLIIVILGFQSYSELPREAAPDITIPYVIVSVPYPGVSPTDMEGLITQPMEQEFKTLKDVKVITSSSKEGLATIFIEFETGIDIDEALRRVRDKVNSTRPNLPDDIMEPIISEINFSEFPILFVNIGGNVGLPRLKSIAEDLQDDIEGVPGVLSADITGALEPEVQINCDVNRMKGYDISFGDVIGAIQNEHITVPGGSLDNGTTDYTVRIPGEYKDPGPIENIIVKMRNGKPIYVRDVADVRFAFEDRQTYARLNGETVVSLPVKKRAGENLVRIAKDVKQLVSDFRSKVPEGVDVEVTNDQSIMIEDRVYELENSIMTGMFLVILVLFMFFGVKNAVLISTAIPLSMFMGFIILSIMGITLNFVVLFALVLVLGIVVDDAVVVIENIYRHQQEYGENLIVAAKKATSEVAVPVVTATLTTIAAFLPLLFWPGVVGEFMSYLPITLIATMMSSLLVGFIISPVQGSVFINYRKEIAKAKQDLENPTFWKKYNPFTIAYHWVDAKFFPAAQKHYVKVLAWTLQHRGKTVLGTIGLLLFTFVIFGMFNKGVEFFPSTQPAQATVQITMPPGTPLEITNQVTSEVERRVRGVKGIDDIEFRVTNVGSSNNPFDFGGSSIANKANYSLSFHDKKDRQYSSFETVEDIRNATDDIPGAEIKVEVQKMGPPVGKAVSIEVSGEDYAKLHVLSKQIQDRIRDIPGLVDLDDDYNAGKPEVQVIVDREKAALLEMSTAQIGSTVRTAVNGTEAAKFRVGEDEYKINVRLRENQREKPEDLENLNITFMNRRGKLVSVPLTSVAKVVRTTGVTDIRRKDYKRVITIGGDAEGRLANDVLADVESTLKGFEMPEGYSISFTGQQEEQQEAADFLERALIITIFLIFLLMVSEFNSIKVPVVIMISVILSLIGVLWGLLITGTPFGIIMTGVGVIALAGIVVKNAIVLLDFAKQKIQEGMPLDKALLEAGRTRLRPVVLTAVSTILGVVPLATGVDVDWRQFSLVIGAESSDFWRPLGITIIAGLSVSTFLTLVVVPTFYSYFELVGNRIGAVVRRRLGREKPGEAVSD